GGTCGCCGCCCGCGAACGTCACGCGCCGGGCCGGCCGCAGCTGGCGACCGTGTACGTCGGCGAGCAGGCCCACGCGTCGGTGCGCAAGGCGGCCCGCACGATCGGGATCCTGCCCGAGCACGTGCGTGTGTGCCCGTCCGGTGACGGTCTGCGCCTCGACGTGGAGACCGTCCGGGTGATGGTCAAGCAGGACCGCGCCGACGGGCTGGTCCCGACCGCGATCGTGGCGGCCGCCGGCACCACGAACTTCGGCGCCGTCGACTGCCTCGGACGTCTGGCCGACCTGGCCGCCGACCTCGGCGTGTGGCTGCACGTCGACGGCGCCTACGGCGGGTTCTTCCGACTCACCGAGCGGGGACGGGCGCGGCTGGCGGGCATCGAGCGGGCAGACTCGATCACCCTCGACCCGCACAAGTCGCTGTTCCTGCCGTTCGGCACCGGGGCCGTGGTCGTCCGCGACCGGCGCGCGCTCGTCGACGCCTTCGGTGAGGAAGCCGACTACCTGCGCGACCTGCCCGACGCCGACCAGCTCCCGGACCTGGCCGAGCTGACCCCGGAGCTGACCCGCGAGTGGCGCGGCGCGAAGCTGTGGCTGCCGCTGAAGCTCCACGGGCTGGCACCGTTCGTCGAGGCACTGGACGCCGACCTCGACCTGGCGGCGTGGGCACACGACGAGCTGGCGGCCATGCCGGGCGTGACCACGTGCGGGCCGCCGGACCTGTCCATCGTCGGCTTCCGGGTGCCCGGCGACGACGCCGCCCAGGACGCGGCCCTGGCCCACCTCAACGCCGAGGGACGGGTGCGCCTGTCCAGTACCCATCTGGACGGGCGGGTCGTGCTGCGGCTGGCGGTTCTCTCGCACCGCACGCGGCGGCACCACGTGCAGTACGTGCTGGATCGGCTGCGCGACTGGCTCGAGCGGCCGACGACCGGGACGACCTGACGCCCTGGTCCGCCGCCGATGTTCAGACGCCGGCGACCTCGGCCAGGAAGCCGTCGACGAGCGTCGCCACGTCGCGTTCGCAGCGCTCGCGTTCCGCGGCGGCGATCGCCAGCAGCGTGTCCAGGTCGGCGCCCGTGGCGGCTTGCAGGTCGGCGTGTGCCGCCGCGCCGCCCATCTCCAGCCAGCTGGCGACGATGTCGGCGTCGACCTCGGGGTGGAACTGCAGGCCGAGGTTGCGCCGCAGCCGGAACGCCTGCGGACCGACCTCGTTGCGGGCGAGCTCCTCGCCGCCGTCGGGGACGGTGAACACGTCGTGGTGCCATTGCATCCACGGGCCCGGCGGGACCAACTGCGGGGCCTCGGTGCGCACGGAGGTGAAGCCGATCTCCGCCTGGTCGGCCGCCTTCACCTCGCCGCCGTGGGCCGCCGCCAGGGCCTGGCCGCCGAAGCAGATGCCCAGCACCGGGACCGCCTCGCGGTCGGCCTCGCGCAGCAGGTCGAGCTCCCGCTGGATCCAGGTCCCGACGGCGCGATGGTCGTAGACCGACCAGATCGCGCCCAGCGGCACCAGCAGGTCGAACTCGCGGGCGCGCGGGAACGGGCCGTGGTAGGTCGCGTCGTGGATCGAGCCGCCGATCGGCAGCAGCTCGAGCTCGAACCCACGCTCGGCCAGCGCGCGGCCGACCAGCCCGGGCTGCGAGCCGGGATCGTGCTGGATGAACAACGCACGCACGGGAGCGCTCCTCTCGCCGGTCGGACAGTCTAACCCGGCAACTGTTCGGACCCGAACGGTCTGCTACCGTCGCGGGTCGGGAGTTGGGTGCAGGCCGCAAGGCACTCGGGAGGAGACGCGCCGTGACGACGCCGACGCTGCAGACCACGACCGCGCAGGCGACCCCGCCCGGCGTCGCGCCGTTCCTCGGCGACCGCTGGCTCGACCTCACCGACCCGGACGTCTACCGCGCCGGCGTGCCGCACGGCACCTTCGACCGGCTGCGCCGCGAGGACCCGGTCAGCTGGTGGGAGGAGCGCGAGGGCAGCGGTTTCTGGTCCATCACCCGCTACCGCGACCTGGTCGACCTCAACCGCGACTTCAAGGCCTTCACCTCGTCCAAGGGCATCCGCCTCGAGGAGATGGACGAGGAGGAGCTCGAGGCGCGCAAGACCATGATGGAGCTCGACCCGCCCGAGCACACCCGGCTGCGCCGGCTCGTGCAGGGCGGCTTCACCCGCCGCATGGTCGCCAGCTACGAGGGCGCCATCCGGGCGCTCGCGACCGAGCTGCTCGACGAGGTGCTGCCGCGCCGGCACTTCGACTTCACCGTCGACGTCGCCCGTCAGCTGCCGCTGCGCATGCTGGGGCGGCTGCTCGGCGCGCCCGAGGAGGACTACGACTGGCTCGTCGCCCACGGCGACGCCATGATCGGCAACACCGACCCGGAGTTCACCGCCCACGTCGTCGACCAGACCGACACCGAGGCGTTCCGGCTGATGCCGTTCCGCAGCCCCTCCGGCGTGGAGTTGTTCGAGTACGCCCAGCGGCTCGCCGACGCCCGCCGCGCCGCGCCCGAGGACGACGTCGTCAGCCAGATGCTCGCGCCCACCATGGACGGCGAGCCGCTGACCGACCTGGAGTTCAACAACTTCTTCACCCTGATGGTGGCCGCCGGCAACGACACCACCCGCTACTCGATGGCGGCCGGCCTGCTCGCCCTGCTCGACCATCCCGACCAGCTGCAGCTGCTGCAGGAACGCCCCGAGCTGATGCCGACCGCGGTCGAGGAGATGCTGCGCTGGTCGTCGGTCACCATGCACTTCCGCCGCACCGCCACCCGCGACGTGGAGATCCACGGCCGCACCATCAAGGCCGGCGACAAGGTCGTGCTCTGGTGGATCTCGGGCGACTTCGACGAGGCCCAGTTCCCCGACCCGTACCGGTTCGACGTCACCCGCGACCCCAACGAGCACCTCGCCTTCGGACGCGGTGGTCCCCATCGGTGCATCGGGGAGTGGTTGGCGCGCCTGGAGATTCGCGTCACCATGGAGGAGCTGCTGCCGCGGCTCGCGTCGGCGCGGGTGGCCGGACCGATCGAGCGGCTGCGCTCCAACTTCATCAGTGGGATCAAGCACCTGCCGCTGGAGGTCACGCTGCGCTAGCCGGCGGGCAGGCGAACGGGACGAATGGCTCCGCGACCGGGGAGGGCCGCGGGGCAGGAGAGAGAGCCGCATGGACACCTACGACCGGATCCGCGTGCTGTGGCCCGACCACCTGGGCCTGGCGCGCGGGAAGTACCTGCCGATCCGCTACGCCGACAAGGGCGCCTTCCACTGCATGGCCCTGTTCGCGCTCGGCTACGACCGGGAGATGACCCCCGCGCCCGGCACCCGCATGCTCGAGGGCCTGCCCGACCTGCACGCCACGTTCGAGCTCGACCAGGTCCGCAAGGGCTGGGAGCCCAACACCGGCGTCGCCGTCGCCGACAT
This window of the Egicoccus sp. AB-alg2 genome carries:
- a CDS encoding type 1 glutamine amidotransferase, producing the protein MRALFIQHDPGSQPGLVGRALAERGFELELLPIGGSIHDATYHGPFPRAREFDLLVPLGAIWSVYDHRAVGTWIQRELDLLREADREAVPVLGICFGGQALAAAHGGEVKAADQAEIGFTSVRTEAPQLVPPGPWMQWHHDVFTVPDGGEELARNEVGPQAFRLRRNLGLQFHPEVDADIVASWLEMGGAAAHADLQAATGADLDTLLAIAAAERERCERDVATLVDGFLAEVAGV
- a CDS encoding cytochrome P450, whose translation is MTTPTLQTTTAQATPPGVAPFLGDRWLDLTDPDVYRAGVPHGTFDRLRREDPVSWWEEREGSGFWSITRYRDLVDLNRDFKAFTSSKGIRLEEMDEEELEARKTMMELDPPEHTRLRRLVQGGFTRRMVASYEGAIRALATELLDEVLPRRHFDFTVDVARQLPLRMLGRLLGAPEEDYDWLVAHGDAMIGNTDPEFTAHVVDQTDTEAFRLMPFRSPSGVELFEYAQRLADARRAAPEDDVVSQMLAPTMDGEPLTDLEFNNFFTLMVAAGNDTTRYSMAAGLLALLDHPDQLQLLQERPELMPTAVEEMLRWSSVTMHFRRTATRDVEIHGRTIKAGDKVVLWWISGDFDEAQFPDPYRFDVTRDPNEHLAFGRGGPHRCIGEWLARLEIRVTMEELLPRLASARVAGPIERLRSNFISGIKHLPLEVTLR
- a CDS encoding aspartate aminotransferase family protein, whose amino-acid sequence is MPEASSAADEPAYGRGLPLDPDPAQAEALLTRASTLVAALFDGVGDRPVAGTPTDPAFVAGLLADRPGEAQPIEAALATLMEAIAQGHESRTGGHLAYIPGSGLLTAAIGELLASAGNRYTGLHAPSPGAVALEVGVLRWLCELFGMPEGAQAVLLSGGSMANLTALVAARERHAPGRPQLATVYVGEQAHASVRKAARTIGILPEHVRVCPSGDGLRLDVETVRVMVKQDRADGLVPTAIVAAAGTTNFGAVDCLGRLADLAADLGVWLHVDGAYGGFFRLTERGRARLAGIERADSITLDPHKSLFLPFGTGAVVVRDRRALVDAFGEEADYLRDLPDADQLPDLAELTPELTREWRGAKLWLPLKLHGLAPFVEALDADLDLAAWAHDELAAMPGVTTCGPPDLSIVGFRVPGDDAAQDAALAHLNAEGRVRLSSTHLDGRVVLRLAVLSHRTRRHHVQYVLDRLRDWLERPTTGTT